In a genomic window of Fimbriiglobus ruber:
- a CDS encoding AAA family ATPase produces the protein MQRIAIVDPTESTRESLRTLLLGVDFVWLEAECARYEYFFDVIQGSTPDLAIVALDADKQRALQMIGQISVEYPRLPILTISHDHQALLQSLQRGAKYFLTHPVGLEDMLAALRRALGEAGAAETSGGGSGSLGRQPAASTLIAVLGSRGGVGTTSLTVNLAATLASDATNSVALIDLDLALGDADIALEVHGSENISIADLARNIERLDMNFLRRALVKHEDTGLAILRHPLEIGEIGLIHELHVERILNLLKVSYSHLILDLSKSLLAGDLMALRMADMIVLVAQLELSSLRNVVRLIHWMSSLPDENLAEKVRVVVNRVGAESVEEGISMKKAEEVIGKPIFWQIPNDAKAMIAARVAGAPLVRHNPKSRAQVAIAGLAQAVSGKPAAGPAGGDAKAKGGWLFGRRS, from the coding sequence ATGCAACGAATTGCGATCGTAGACCCGACCGAATCGACCCGCGAGTCCCTCCGCACCTTGTTGCTCGGGGTCGACTTCGTGTGGCTCGAGGCCGAGTGCGCCCGGTACGAATACTTCTTCGACGTCATCCAGGGGTCGACGCCGGACCTGGCCATCGTCGCCCTGGACGCCGACAAGCAGCGGGCGCTGCAGATGATCGGCCAGATCTCGGTCGAGTACCCGCGGCTCCCGATCCTAACGATCAGCCACGACCACCAGGCCCTGCTCCAGTCCCTCCAGCGGGGGGCGAAGTACTTCCTGACCCACCCGGTCGGCCTCGAAGACATGCTGGCCGCCCTCCGGCGGGCCCTCGGCGAGGCCGGCGCGGCGGAGACGTCGGGCGGCGGGTCCGGGTCGCTCGGCCGCCAGCCGGCCGCGTCGACCCTGATCGCCGTCCTCGGGTCCCGCGGCGGGGTCGGGACGACGAGCCTGACGGTCAACCTGGCCGCGACCCTGGCCTCGGACGCGACGAACAGCGTCGCCCTGATCGACCTCGACCTGGCCCTCGGGGACGCGGACATCGCCCTGGAGGTCCACGGGAGCGAGAACATCAGCATCGCCGACCTGGCCCGGAACATCGAACGCCTGGACATGAACTTCCTCCGCCGGGCCCTCGTCAAGCACGAGGACACCGGCCTGGCGATCCTCCGGCACCCGCTCGAGATCGGGGAAATCGGCCTGATCCACGAGCTGCACGTCGAGCGGATCCTGAACCTGCTCAAGGTGAGCTACTCGCACCTGATCCTCGACCTGAGCAAGTCGCTCCTGGCGGGCGACCTGATGGCCCTGCGGATGGCCGACATGATCGTCCTGGTCGCCCAGCTCGAGCTGAGCAGCCTGCGGAACGTCGTCCGGCTGATCCACTGGATGTCGAGCCTCCCGGACGAGAACCTGGCCGAGAAGGTCCGGGTGGTCGTGAACCGGGTCGGGGCCGAGTCGGTCGAGGAGGGGATCAGCATGAAGAAGGCCGAAGAGGTGATCGGGAAGCCGATCTTCTGGCAGATCCCGAACGACGCCAAGGCCATGATCGCGGCCCGGGTCGCCGGCGCCCCCCTCGTCCGGCACAACCCGAAGTCGCGGGCCCAGGTGGCGATCGCCGGCCTGGCCCAGGCGGTGAGCGGGAAGCCGGCCGCCGGCCCTGCCGGCGGGGACGCCAAGGCCAAGGGCGGGTGGCTGTTCGGCCGCCGGTCGTAA
- a CDS encoding Flp family type IVb pilin gives MLGIIARSAVEFLKKEDGPTAVEYAVMLALIVVVCIAAVTTIGANANSTFGNVQLNTAVKGS, from the coding sequence ATGCTCGGCATTATTGCCAGGAGCGCCGTGGAGTTCTTGAAGAAGGAAGACGGTCCGACCGCGGTCGAGTACGCGGTCATGTTGGCCCTCATCGTCGTCGTCTGCATCGCTGCGGTCACGACCATCGGCGCCAACGCCAATTCGACCTTCGGGAACGTCCAGCTGAATACGGCCGTTAAGGGCTCGTAG
- a CDS encoding PQQ-binding-like beta-propeller repeat protein — translation MTIAVVCPHCETEFQLSPDLRGKSMRCPECREVFEVQEKAGPPTAPEPPPAATPEHSPPGPPAPIPSAGRVSDFVPFLEVEAAPQTGRPYERIEGQAAERFEVVRESEPFTPTLAGDSGRPAPRPAERLPAPPPAPPAILLPGPPGRPPAPPAVLLPPPPEAKLLNVPVAREAGPWSGRTPGLGTTTGPKEVAWSGDAPPAILLPPPKSAGGPKELDWSGAAPPAITIPPPRQPVDDGTPFVRSGRRGGRGWSKVLLASVASLLVLTVVATVVMLFRHFALTEERLVEEAQEAYKEANYPVSQKKYEQLLKDFPGSENTSRYQFFAALCETQAAVGSVTARENPAPAMKSFQGFVAEYGTSPHAQPGTGYGTDIVQVGRRLADTVADNGGDHLKTFKADRKKADELEATDRSIADGRALIPQVDKFRDKEAGSLDPQRGRFDALAKEVAAERARLAVLAPFRNLADDPTAARIEVFEKALADNKLTDDEEAKQMKAKAEARLRDIIRQQVYTPVPARRPPPDPYPPVLFAAAVANSPLPRPVPGTAADVVFAVARGVLYALDAQTGGLLWGSRIAAPTAGPQAADLPVRVSPGGGADDWVLIAGEWAGVPSMTARLARTGEVVWYQPLTPTAKGEPVAPAGRPVVIGTRAYVPLADRLGTVVEFDTATGDRTGEIALRQPIGAGMAVLPGTQPGVDYLFVAGDAKRVFALEVGSEDARGEKLPPRVVRVMLTEHPRGSLRGEPLVLASADPGGPRFLILTQIDGATGMKLRTFPLPATVAPEPTAATDPAAPASPAAATPVDAPTAAEVSVPGWSWFPAVSDGERVVLATDAGAFLAFGVNQAGNTDRPLFALPAPKPVADADAVARSQIVSADEDSYWAVLGGQLTRFRTAVGPAGGLRIVAMGAGRAVGEPVHRAQIRPASDLGVIVTRVGLSGNVQAVGFDVRTGQIRWQRRVGVTPAGPPVGPENGPLVVADEDGGVYAVSAANPSAAAVVAPPYADLATRAVTVGSTDGQTAWVLVPEVGPNGRRVRARATVGGVLKMDAVVPLPDQLAGAPVVMGGAVLVPLANGYVYRLAPGAAQFSQGPLWRGDTARGEPGAADPVCHLAPEGADEFLATDGGRAILLWKWPVAAGAKPEKKGGSWEAGGKIAIPPAVVPTAAGGRVVAADEAGVVYVFAVDKPGPPVARLRGSADGPIPAGTPTDRFVVAGPGDRAIAIYSVNHKILVALDLDRGEPAWVKTPAAQPDAGDLAGWVVRGDRVVATDQRGHLVVVDVATGTDVADIPPPISGAVATVPAVPLSESAALVVLADGTGTVVELSPQAEVAPEPRKK, via the coding sequence GTGACGATCGCCGTTGTTTGTCCGCACTGCGAAACCGAGTTCCAGCTCAGCCCAGACTTGCGCGGCAAGTCGATGCGGTGTCCCGAATGCCGCGAAGTCTTCGAGGTTCAAGAGAAGGCGGGACCGCCCACGGCCCCCGAACCACCCCCGGCCGCCACGCCCGAACACTCACCGCCCGGGCCGCCCGCCCCGATCCCGAGTGCGGGGCGCGTGTCGGATTTCGTGCCCTTTCTGGAAGTCGAAGCCGCGCCGCAAACCGGCCGGCCCTACGAACGGATCGAGGGCCAGGCGGCGGAGCGGTTCGAGGTCGTCCGGGAATCGGAGCCGTTTACGCCCACCCTCGCGGGCGACTCCGGCCGCCCCGCCCCGCGCCCCGCCGAACGACTGCCCGCGCCCCCGCCGGCGCCGCCCGCGATCCTGCTCCCCGGCCCGCCCGGTCGGCCACCGGCTCCACCCGCGGTCCTTCTGCCGCCCCCGCCCGAGGCCAAGCTGCTGAACGTGCCGGTCGCCCGGGAGGCCGGGCCGTGGTCGGGACGGACGCCGGGTCTGGGAACAACGACCGGGCCGAAAGAAGTCGCGTGGTCCGGCGACGCCCCACCCGCAATCCTTCTGCCGCCCCCGAAATCGGCAGGCGGACCGAAGGAACTCGATTGGTCCGGGGCCGCGCCGCCCGCGATCACGATCCCACCGCCCCGCCAACCCGTGGACGATGGGACGCCGTTCGTGCGCAGCGGTCGGCGGGGCGGCCGGGGATGGTCCAAGGTGTTGTTAGCCTCGGTCGCCAGCCTCCTGGTCCTGACCGTGGTCGCGACGGTCGTCATGCTGTTTCGACACTTCGCGCTGACTGAGGAGCGGTTAGTCGAAGAGGCGCAAGAGGCTTACAAGGAGGCCAACTACCCGGTTTCTCAGAAAAAGTACGAACAACTTTTAAAAGATTTCCCCGGTAGCGAAAATACCAGCCGGTATCAGTTCTTCGCGGCCCTTTGCGAAACCCAGGCGGCCGTCGGGTCGGTGACGGCGCGGGAAAACCCGGCGCCGGCGATGAAGTCCTTCCAGGGGTTCGTCGCCGAGTACGGCACGTCCCCGCACGCCCAACCCGGGACCGGGTACGGCACAGACATCGTCCAGGTCGGGCGGCGGTTGGCCGACACCGTCGCCGACAACGGGGGAGACCACCTCAAGACGTTTAAGGCGGACCGCAAGAAAGCGGACGAACTCGAGGCGACCGACCGGTCGATCGCGGACGGCCGCGCGCTCATTCCCCAGGTCGACAAGTTCCGCGACAAGGAGGCCGGCTCGCTCGACCCGCAGCGGGGCCGGTTCGACGCGCTGGCGAAGGAGGTCGCGGCCGAGCGGGCCCGGCTCGCCGTCCTGGCCCCGTTCCGCAACCTGGCTGACGACCCGACGGCCGCGCGGATCGAGGTATTTGAAAAGGCTCTCGCCGACAACAAATTGACCGACGACGAAGAGGCGAAGCAGATGAAGGCCAAGGCCGAGGCCCGGCTCCGGGACATCATTCGGCAACAGGTCTACACCCCGGTCCCCGCCCGCCGCCCGCCGCCCGATCCGTACCCGCCGGTCCTCTTCGCGGCGGCGGTCGCGAACAGCCCGCTGCCGCGCCCGGTCCCCGGCACCGCGGCCGACGTGGTCTTCGCGGTCGCCCGCGGCGTGCTGTACGCACTCGACGCCCAGACCGGCGGCCTCCTCTGGGGGAGCCGCATCGCGGCCCCGACCGCCGGCCCGCAGGCGGCCGACCTGCCGGTCCGCGTCTCGCCCGGGGGCGGGGCCGACGACTGGGTGTTGATCGCCGGCGAATGGGCCGGGGTGCCGTCGATGACCGCCCGCCTGGCCCGAACCGGGGAGGTCGTGTGGTACCAGCCGCTCACCCCGACTGCCAAGGGTGAACCCGTTGCCCCGGCGGGCCGGCCCGTCGTGATCGGCACCCGGGCCTACGTCCCGCTCGCCGACCGCCTCGGGACGGTGGTCGAATTCGACACCGCGACCGGCGACCGGACGGGCGAGATCGCGCTGCGGCAGCCGATCGGGGCCGGCATGGCCGTCCTCCCGGGCACCCAGCCCGGGGTCGATTACCTGTTCGTCGCGGGGGACGCCAAGCGGGTCTTCGCCCTCGAAGTCGGGAGCGAGGACGCCCGCGGCGAGAAACTCCCGCCGCGGGTCGTGCGGGTGATGTTGACCGAACACCCGCGGGGGTCGCTCCGCGGCGAGCCGCTGGTCCTCGCGTCCGCCGACCCGGGCGGGCCGCGGTTCTTGATTCTCACGCAGATCGACGGTGCGACCGGAATGAAACTGCGCACGTTCCCGCTCCCGGCGACCGTCGCGCCCGAACCGACGGCCGCCACCGACCCCGCGGCGCCCGCATCTCCCGCGGCTGCGACGCCGGTCGACGCGCCGACCGCCGCCGAGGTGTCCGTCCCCGGGTGGTCGTGGTTCCCGGCCGTTTCGGACGGCGAGCGGGTGGTGCTGGCGACCGACGCCGGTGCGTTCCTCGCGTTCGGGGTGAACCAGGCCGGAAACACCGACCGCCCCTTGTTCGCCCTCCCGGCGCCGAAGCCGGTGGCCGACGCGGACGCGGTCGCCCGGTCGCAAATCGTGTCGGCCGACGAAGATTCGTACTGGGCGGTGCTCGGCGGCCAGCTCACCCGATTTCGGACGGCCGTCGGCCCGGCGGGCGGGTTGCGGATCGTCGCGATGGGCGCCGGCCGGGCGGTCGGCGAGCCGGTCCACCGGGCGCAGATTCGCCCGGCCTCGGACCTCGGCGTGATCGTCACGCGGGTCGGGCTCTCGGGGAACGTCCAGGCCGTCGGCTTCGACGTGCGGACCGGGCAGATTCGCTGGCAGCGGCGGGTCGGCGTAACCCCGGCCGGTCCGCCCGTCGGCCCGGAGAACGGCCCGCTGGTCGTGGCCGACGAGGACGGCGGCGTCTACGCGGTTTCCGCCGCGAATCCCTCGGCCGCCGCGGTCGTGGCCCCGCCTTACGCCGACCTCGCGACCCGGGCCGTGACCGTCGGGTCGACGGACGGCCAGACCGCGTGGGTGCTGGTGCCCGAAGTCGGGCCGAACGGGCGGCGGGTCCGGGCCCGCGCGACCGTGGGCGGCGTACTCAAGATGGACGCCGTCGTCCCGCTCCCCGACCAGCTCGCCGGGGCGCCAGTCGTGATGGGCGGGGCAGTTCTGGTCCCCCTCGCGAACGGGTACGTGTACCGACTCGCCCCGGGCGCCGCACAATTTTCTCAAGGCCCCTTGTGGCGCGGCGACACCGCCCGCGGCGAACCCGGGGCGGCAGACCCGGTCTGCCACCTGGCCCCGGAAGGCGCGGACGAATTTCTGGCAACCGACGGCGGGCGGGCGATCCTGCTCTGGAAGTGGCCCGTCGCAGCCGGGGCCAAGCCCGAGAAGAAAGGCGGGTCGTGGGAAGCCGGCGGGAAGATCGCGATCCCCCCGGCGGTGGTGCCAACGGCGGCCGGCGGCCGGGTCGTCGCCGCGGACGAGGCCGGGGTCGTGTACGTGTTCGCGGTCGACAAGCCGGGACCGCCGGTCGCCCGCCTCCGCGGCTCCGCCGACGGGCCGATCCCCGCGGGCACCCCGACCGACCGGTTCGTGGTCGCCGGGCCGGGCGATCGCGCGATCGCCATCTACTCCGTCAACCACAAGATTCTGGTCGCGCTCGACCTGGACCGCGGCGAGCCGGCGTGGGTCAAAACCCCGGCCGCCCAGCCCGACGCCGGAGACCTGGCCGGGTGGGTGGTTCGCGGCGACCGGGTCGTGGCGACCGACCAGCGGGGCCACCTCGTCGTGGTCGACGTCGCGACCGGAACTGACGTCGCGGACATTCCCCCGCCGATCTCCGGGGCCGTCGCGACCGTGCCGGCGGTGCCCCTGTCCGAGTCCGCGGCCCTGGTCGTGCTGGCCGACGGGACGGGAACGGTCGTCGAGCTTTCGCCGCAGGCAGAAGTCGCGCCCGAGCCGCGAAAAAAATAA
- a CDS encoding Flp family type IVb pilin, translating into MRAITKSVVEFMKKEDGPTAVEYAVMLALIVVVCIAAITAIGTNANSTFSAVGSAIKPATAS; encoded by the coding sequence ATGCGCGCTATCACGAAGTCGGTCGTCGAGTTCATGAAGAAGGAAGACGGCCCGACCGCGGTCGAGTACGCCGTCATGTTGGCCCTCATCGTCGTCGTCTGCATCGCGGCCATCACCGCGATCGGGACGAACGCGAACAGCACCTTCTCCGCCGTCGGCTCGGCCATCAAGCCCGCCACCGCGAGCTAA
- the cpaB gene encoding Flp pilus assembly protein CpaB, with protein sequence MKQKNIILVAVAVGCGLVAAILTSRMSAGPAKVEDTVEVPVAAKDLPLGTKLSKDELNSLVVYKKFTKDNVPNGCVEKIEELTDKKLARAVNAGFPFAPTDMTTLVPIQPPPGKDVITFVATAEKGVAGFAGPGSKVDVLASIKMKSLGNERAVVFPLFTDMLVLAIDTATAPSPTGGAMPNVGMVSLAVDTKQALMLHAAIGRGADLRLLLRHPDAEKSATWKEKDIPSEEEILRILADDPRADTGNKPKEEKAPDVVKLPVPVEDIPAGTQLTQEVLDTKFKTTDFIPPAPANVVQNLKEFAGKYVTKDLGANTFIPKTFIGAKPDDDKFVKPGPVGEQAGQKQAPADPAKAKPKPDYFDTVVQTSSGTQKYRYQRLDSGEYRFLGPVRDEDPNADAKDDDKTLPVPESKPESKPDPKPAPGEKKKKSDEKKPADDDV encoded by the coding sequence ATGAAACAGAAGAACATTATTCTGGTCGCGGTGGCCGTCGGCTGCGGGCTGGTGGCAGCGATCCTGACGTCGCGGATGAGCGCCGGACCTGCCAAGGTCGAAGACACCGTAGAGGTTCCCGTCGCGGCTAAAGACCTGCCGCTCGGGACGAAACTGTCGAAGGACGAGCTGAACAGCCTCGTCGTGTACAAGAAGTTTACCAAGGACAACGTGCCGAACGGGTGCGTCGAGAAGATCGAGGAGCTGACGGACAAGAAGCTCGCCCGCGCCGTCAACGCCGGGTTCCCGTTCGCGCCGACCGACATGACGACCCTCGTCCCGATCCAGCCGCCGCCCGGCAAGGACGTGATCACGTTCGTGGCCACCGCGGAAAAGGGCGTGGCCGGGTTCGCCGGGCCGGGGTCGAAGGTCGACGTCCTGGCGTCCATCAAGATGAAGAGCCTGGGGAACGAGCGCGCGGTCGTGTTCCCGCTCTTCACGGACATGCTCGTCCTGGCCATCGACACGGCGACCGCGCCGTCCCCGACCGGCGGGGCGATGCCGAACGTCGGGATGGTCTCCCTGGCCGTCGACACCAAGCAGGCCCTGATGCTGCACGCGGCGATCGGCCGCGGGGCCGACCTGCGGTTGCTCCTCCGGCACCCGGACGCCGAGAAGTCCGCGACCTGGAAAGAAAAAGATATCCCGTCGGAAGAAGAGATCTTGCGGATCCTGGCCGACGACCCGCGGGCCGACACCGGGAACAAGCCCAAGGAAGAAAAGGCGCCCGACGTGGTCAAACTGCCAGTCCCGGTCGAGGACATCCCGGCCGGCACGCAGCTGACCCAGGAAGTGCTCGACACGAAGTTCAAGACCACGGACTTCATCCCGCCGGCCCCGGCGAACGTCGTGCAAAACCTGAAGGAGTTCGCCGGCAAGTACGTGACCAAGGACCTCGGGGCGAACACCTTCATCCCGAAGACGTTCATCGGCGCCAAGCCGGACGACGACAAGTTCGTGAAGCCCGGCCCGGTCGGCGAACAGGCCGGCCAGAAGCAGGCCCCGGCGGACCCGGCCAAGGCGAAGCCGAAGCCGGACTACTTCGACACCGTCGTCCAGACCAGCAGCGGCACCCAGAAGTACCGGTACCAGCGGCTCGACTCGGGCGAATACCGGTTCCTCGGGCCGGTCCGCGACGAGGACCCGAACGCCGACGCGAAGGACGACGACAAGACGTTGCCGGTCCCGGAGTCGAAGCCGGAGTCGAAGCCGGACCCGAAGCCGGCCCCGGGCGAAAAGAAGAAGAAGTCGGACGAGAAGAAGCCGGCCGACGACGACGTGTGA
- a CDS encoding A24 family peptidase encodes MASDLTAPPPATATPDDLGIDREFVVGMARVPLIAVLWAAAAWGVSAVIDQFGWYLTVNDDAINLGPLVVICGGMLLAAFIDGYAFKVPNWCTLSLVVSGWYIGLLHDVGSTAVPGGGGFLAALGGTALGFAFLFPALFIGGMGQGDVKMTMGFGSWVAAFFGLGTGAWVLWWSFAIGVLVGGVFGLVMMALRRQFYKNMKNFQEIITDLRVLVAHGPGKAAARANERRKDWVRLPYGVPLCVGFIGYLWYSFFVA; translated from the coding sequence ATGGCCTCCGATTTGACCGCCCCCCCGCCCGCGACCGCCACCCCGGACGACCTCGGTATCGACCGCGAATTCGTCGTGGGCATGGCCCGCGTGCCGCTGATCGCCGTACTGTGGGCCGCCGCCGCGTGGGGCGTGTCCGCCGTCATCGACCAGTTCGGCTGGTACCTGACCGTCAACGACGACGCAATTAACCTGGGACCGCTGGTCGTGATCTGCGGGGGCATGCTGCTCGCCGCGTTCATCGACGGGTACGCGTTCAAGGTGCCGAACTGGTGTACGCTGTCGCTGGTCGTGAGCGGGTGGTACATCGGCTTGCTGCACGACGTCGGCTCGACGGCCGTCCCCGGCGGCGGCGGGTTCCTGGCCGCCCTGGGCGGGACCGCGCTCGGGTTCGCCTTCCTGTTCCCGGCCCTGTTCATCGGCGGGATGGGCCAGGGGGACGTGAAGATGACGATGGGCTTCGGCTCGTGGGTCGCCGCGTTCTTCGGGCTCGGCACCGGGGCCTGGGTGTTGTGGTGGTCGTTCGCGATCGGGGTGCTCGTCGGCGGGGTGTTCGGCCTCGTGATGATGGCCCTCCGCCGCCAGTTCTACAAGAACATGAAGAATTTCCAGGAAATCATCACCGACCTGCGGGTTCTCGTGGCCCACGGCCCGGGCAAAGCGGCCGCGCGGGCCAACGAGCGCCGCAAGGATTGGGTGCGCCTGCCGTACGGGGTGCCGCTCTGCGTCGGCTTCATCGGCTACCTCTGGTACTCGTTCTTCGTGGCCTGA
- a CDS encoding type II and III secretion system protein family protein, producing the protein MHLTSLVRRRLLAGLTAAAGLTGGAAYAQPPAPPTPEVRFEKNTGAMIVPLGGAVRFDPKSDKKITESFIRNEDVLQERPDPTNPKVRILSGRQAGATVLTLTFDDRTQLKYDVVVQPDYALLENVIRQTVPTASVKVIPGVGNVIILSGYVTKPEDSDTVIRIASSAVGGTANNVINALQIGGSQHVLIDVTVAQIDRTLLRQRGFSFAVNGSSFGVSSIINGLASNTSGLPSSFTPATAGPNIVASIVPAGTIGALQALKTEGVAKFLSEPKVITQTGRAAHLLSGGQQAILSPSSGINGPGVTLQPIGTTLDVLPIVFGNGKIYLEVNPSFTSVNNGNGITTSFGFTPGFNTQETRSSVMLESGQTFAIGGLLETQTQTTVQKVPYLGDVPYFGTLFSSVSSDQRETELLILVTPRLVEPMDCGQVPKRVPTRETRNPDDYELFLESLIEAPRGPRKPWTPGGGYNAAYKCDPTFANYPCPGGACAGGAAGAAGCASGTCQTPGSLFGPILGSSVRASTSPAALAVTPAPAPVVSQSAAKFRPAAATTQAAAPVVPVPPAAEAVQPAAATDPTAPVPPSVFPADVVPISK; encoded by the coding sequence ATGCACCTGACATCACTAGTTCGGCGCCGGTTGCTCGCGGGGTTGACCGCCGCTGCCGGTCTGACTGGCGGGGCGGCTTACGCCCAACCGCCGGCCCCGCCGACGCCCGAAGTGAGATTCGAAAAGAACACCGGGGCGATGATCGTCCCGCTCGGCGGGGCGGTCCGCTTCGACCCGAAGAGCGACAAGAAGATCACCGAGTCGTTCATCCGCAACGAAGACGTGTTGCAGGAACGGCCCGACCCGACCAACCCGAAAGTCCGCATCCTGAGCGGCCGGCAGGCCGGGGCGACCGTCCTGACCCTGACGTTCGACGACCGGACCCAGTTGAAGTACGACGTCGTCGTCCAGCCGGACTACGCCCTGCTCGAAAACGTCATCCGGCAGACGGTCCCGACCGCGAGCGTGAAGGTCATTCCCGGGGTCGGGAACGTGATCATCCTCTCGGGGTACGTGACCAAGCCGGAGGACTCGGACACGGTCATCCGGATCGCCAGTAGTGCGGTCGGCGGGACCGCGAACAACGTCATCAACGCCCTCCAGATCGGCGGCTCCCAGCACGTCCTGATCGACGTGACGGTGGCCCAGATCGACCGGACGTTGCTCCGGCAGCGGGGGTTCAGCTTCGCCGTCAACGGGTCGTCGTTCGGGGTCTCCAGCATCATCAACGGCCTGGCGTCGAACACGAGCGGCCTCCCGTCGTCGTTCACCCCGGCCACGGCGGGTCCGAACATCGTCGCCTCGATCGTCCCGGCCGGGACGATCGGCGCCCTCCAGGCGCTCAAAACCGAGGGCGTCGCCAAGTTCCTGTCCGAGCCGAAGGTGATCACCCAGACCGGCCGGGCTGCCCACCTCTTGTCCGGCGGTCAACAGGCGATCCTGAGCCCGTCGTCCGGGATCAACGGCCCCGGGGTCACCCTGCAGCCCATCGGGACGACCCTCGACGTCCTGCCGATCGTGTTCGGGAACGGGAAGATCTACCTGGAAGTGAACCCGTCGTTCACCTCGGTGAACAACGGGAACGGGATCACCACCTCGTTCGGGTTCACCCCGGGCTTCAACACGCAAGAGACGCGGTCGTCGGTGATGCTCGAGTCCGGGCAGACGTTCGCCATCGGCGGGTTGCTCGAGACCCAGACGCAGACGACCGTCCAGAAGGTGCCGTACCTCGGGGACGTCCCGTACTTCGGAACCCTTTTCAGCAGCGTGTCTTCCGACCAGCGGGAGACCGAACTGCTGATCCTGGTGACCCCGCGGCTGGTCGAGCCGATGGACTGCGGCCAGGTGCCCAAACGAGTTCCGACCCGAGAAACGCGCAACCCCGACGATTATGAACTATTCTTGGAATCGTTGATTGAGGCGCCGCGCGGGCCGCGGAAGCCCTGGACCCCCGGCGGCGGGTACAACGCGGCCTACAAGTGCGACCCGACGTTCGCGAACTACCCGTGCCCGGGTGGTGCGTGTGCGGGCGGGGCGGCGGGGGCGGCCGGGTGTGCGTCCGGCACCTGCCAGACGCCGGGGTCCCTGTTCGGTCCGATCCTCGGCTCGTCGGTCCGGGCGTCGACGTCCCCGGCGGCCCTGGCGGTGACGCCGGCCCCGGCCCCGGTCGTGAGCCAGTCGGCGGCCAAGTTCCGGCCCGCGGCCGCGACGACCCAGGCCGCGGCCCCGGTGGTCCCGGTACCCCCGGCGGCGGAAGCGGTTCAGCCGGCGGCGGCGACCGACCCGACGGCCCCGGTGCCCCCCTCGGTCTTCCCGGCCGACGTGGTGCCGATCTCGAAGTAG